The Candidatus Methylomirabilota bacterium genome has a segment encoding these proteins:
- a CDS encoding ABC transporter permease, protein MSARRWAARLHLPTLAVAAVVFSVWTLLSWRYGAYVLPSPPAVARGFIEILLSGEIWTHTGASLYRIAVGFGGAVGVAVLLGLAAFLSRVARDVVRDALAVLNATSVFVWIVISIIWFGLSNWAPIFTTFMITLPVVAANIVEGADNVDRRLLEMGDVYRLGGREKFVAIVIPSTLPYLVAGMKVGFGLALKVSVVAEIFGVTSGIGYIMNYSREILATQMVFVWALVMILVMMATDKLVFDAVSRRVARWR, encoded by the coding sequence GTGAGCGCCAGGCGCTGGGCGGCCCGGCTCCACCTCCCCACGCTCGCCGTGGCGGCGGTCGTCTTCTCCGTGTGGACGCTCCTCTCGTGGCGGTACGGCGCCTACGTCCTGCCCTCGCCCCCGGCGGTCGCCCGGGGCTTCATCGAGATCCTCCTGAGCGGCGAGATCTGGACGCACACCGGGGCGTCGCTCTACCGGATCGCCGTCGGCTTCGGGGGCGCCGTGGGCGTCGCCGTCCTCCTCGGACTGGCCGCCTTCCTCTCCCGGGTGGCCCGTGACGTCGTCCGCGACGCCCTGGCCGTCCTCAACGCCACCTCGGTCTTCGTGTGGATCGTCATCTCCATCATCTGGTTCGGGCTCTCCAACTGGGCGCCCATCTTCACGACGTTCATGATCACGCTGCCGGTGGTGGCCGCGAACATCGTGGAGGGCGCGGACAACGTGGACCGGCGGCTGCTCGAGATGGGCGACGTCTACCGGCTCGGCGGTCGCGAGAAGTTCGTGGCGATCGTCATCCCCTCCACCCTGCCCTATCTGGTGGCGGGCATGAAGGTGGGCTTCGGTCTGGCCCTCAAGGTCTCGGTGGTGGCGGAGATCTTCGGCGTCACCTCCGGCATCGGCTACATCATGAACTACAGCCGTGAGATCCTGGCCACCCAGATGGTCTTCGTCTGGGCGCTGGTCATGATCCTGGTCATGATGGCGACGGACAAGCTCGTCTTCGACGCCGTCTCCCGGC
- a CDS encoding ABC transporter substrate-binding protein, with translation MSVGRREFLRLGAGATAAAIVGRPAALAAQSKGKVRLAYLQLGWAATEIIHKEDLLGRRGWSAEYSVVAGAPGPLLNQLASKNVDAIDMSFALAAKAFEDGLPLRVTGVATAVLGAIVARKDAGLARVEDLKGRKIAAIVGTSTFFDIRALTLKGYGIDLSKDTQIVTATAPPDMVTLLAKKEVDAIIAWQPITDSVVFRGEGVYLAKQIDLWRKATGRTSGFPVHVCYLVHNEFLQKHPAIARDLNEAQKDAVDIWYARPERAMEIVAEVTRLPRDVIQVAHRETVRMLHGLPEEQVETLIAQLKINKEFGFLKSDVWDNPERIRREFFYQG, from the coding sequence ATGAGCGTCGGACGCCGGGAGTTCTTGAGACTCGGCGCGGGGGCGACGGCCGCCGCCATCGTCGGCCGTCCCGCCGCGCTCGCCGCCCAGAGCAAGGGCAAGGTGCGCCTGGCCTACCTCCAGCTCGGCTGGGCGGCGACCGAGATCATCCACAAGGAAGATCTGCTGGGCAGGCGCGGCTGGTCCGCCGAGTACTCGGTGGTGGCCGGCGCGCCGGGGCCGCTGCTCAACCAGCTCGCCTCCAAGAACGTGGACGCCATCGACATGAGCTTCGCCCTGGCTGCCAAGGCCTTCGAGGACGGCCTGCCGCTCCGGGTCACGGGCGTCGCCACCGCGGTGCTGGGCGCCATCGTCGCCCGCAAGGACGCGGGCCTGGCCCGGGTGGAGGACCTCAAGGGGCGCAAGATCGCCGCCATCGTGGGCACATCGACGTTCTTCGACATCCGCGCGCTGACCCTGAAGGGATACGGAATAGATCTGTCAAAAGACACTCAGATCGTGACCGCCACCGCGCCGCCCGACATGGTGACGTTATTGGCCAAGAAGGAGGTCGACGCGATCATCGCCTGGCAGCCCATCACCGACTCGGTGGTGTTCCGCGGCGAGGGCGTTTATCTGGCCAAGCAGATCGACCTCTGGCGCAAGGCGACCGGGCGGACGTCCGGCTTCCCTGTCCACGTCTGCTACCTCGTTCACAACGAGTTCCTCCAGAAGCATCCCGCCATCGCGCGGGACCTGAACGAGGCCCAGAAGGACGCCGTGGACATCTGGTACGCCAGGCCCGAGCGGGCGATGGAGATCGTCGCCGAGGTCACCAGGCTGCCCCGCGACGTCATCCAGGTGGCTCACCGGGAGACCGTGCGCATGCTGCACGGTCTGCCCGAAGAGCAGGTGGAGACGCTGATCGCGCAGCTCAAGATCAACAAGGAGTTCGGTTTCCTCAAGTCCGACGTCTGGGACAACCCGGAGCGGATCCGCCGCGAATTTTTCTACCAGGGGTGA